A window from Salvelinus fontinalis isolate EN_2023a chromosome 8, ASM2944872v1, whole genome shotgun sequence encodes these proteins:
- the lyrm1 gene encoding LYR motif containing protein 1 — protein MMSATRNQVLSLYMRVFRIARGWQSTLPQETESERLYIVQEAQTLFRQNQQLTDHTEIKKCIDECEARIGIGLHYRNPYPRPLYLPVMGLATQKGRKLKAQQRMRKQAKPVYLQSHDEDS, from the exons ATGATGTCAGCCACACGTAATCAGGTCCTGTCACTGTATATGAGGGTATTTCGGATCGCCCGGGGCTGGCAGTCCACACTCCCACAAGAGACTGAGAGCGAGAGACTGTACATTGTCCAGGAGGCCCAGACCCTCTTCAGACAGAACCAACAG CTGACAGATCATACTGAAATAAAGAAGTGCATAGACGAATGTGAGGCGAGGATAGGAATTG GTCTTCATTACAGGAATCCCTATCCAAGACCT CTCTACCTGCCTGTAATGGGACTGGCAACCCAGAAAGGCAGGAAGCTGAAAGCACAGCAACGCATGAGGAAGCAGGCCAAGCCGGTTTACTTACAGTCACATGACGAAGACAGTTGA